The Desulfovibrio desulfuricans DSM 642 genome contains a region encoding:
- a CDS encoding UDP-N-acetylmuramoyl-tripeptide--D-alanyl-D-alanine ligase, translated as MRLTYNEIAARLGLSALESDIALTATVTDSREAAPGALFVCIPGSRVDGHDYVPAAVELGASAVLASRALPDAGVPVLVVENTVKALGSIAAMWRDKTTARVVGVTGTAGKTTLKEVLAQVLSVRGKTAKNALNNNNQIGMPRAMLATDGDEDFWVMEAGISHEGDMEELSSVMRPDIGLILNVGAGHTEGLGSKGVAWHKSRLLTNLAPKGIGLVCADYPELVREARATGAELHFFSAAGRAVDYRASYAGPAPAQADGRDNAATGFDAPDDRRGLYHLWLDGARCDVTAPFRGEYGAENVIAVAAAAHLLGLSTAEIAQGLAQSELPVQRFNQARVGKWLLIDDTYNANPLSMRRMLDAAAERAAGRLFVPVLGEMLELGPQAAAEHEALGKHLAELKPAAIFWKGGHGENIRAGLTCGGYTGPWHEVYDAAAFAAAWAELTQTAFAENKTGGVALFKGSRGNRLECLLQTLTEPEAVRG; from the coding sequence TTGCGCCTGACTTACAATGAAATAGCGGCCCGTCTGGGCCTGAGCGCCCTTGAGAGCGACATTGCGCTGACCGCCACAGTGACGGACAGCCGTGAGGCCGCGCCCGGGGCTCTCTTTGTCTGCATCCCCGGCAGCAGGGTGGACGGGCATGACTATGTGCCTGCCGCCGTGGAGCTTGGGGCTTCTGCCGTGCTGGCCTCACGGGCGCTGCCCGATGCGGGTGTGCCAGTGCTGGTTGTGGAAAATACGGTCAAGGCCCTTGGCAGCATAGCCGCCATGTGGCGCGACAAAACAACTGCCAGGGTTGTGGGCGTTACCGGCACTGCGGGCAAGACAACGCTCAAGGAAGTGCTGGCTCAGGTGCTTTCCGTGCGCGGCAAAACCGCCAAGAACGCCCTGAACAACAACAATCAGATCGGCATGCCCCGCGCCATGCTCGCCACTGACGGCGATGAAGATTTTTGGGTCATGGAGGCTGGCATCAGCCACGAGGGCGACATGGAAGAACTGTCGTCCGTCATGCGCCCCGACATTGGCCTTATACTTAACGTCGGCGCCGGGCATACCGAGGGTCTTGGCAGCAAGGGCGTGGCCTGGCACAAATCGCGCCTGCTCACAAATCTTGCCCCCAAGGGCATAGGCCTTGTGTGCGCCGATTATCCCGAACTTGTGCGCGAGGCGAGAGCCACCGGCGCAGAGTTGCATTTTTTCAGCGCCGCAGGCAGGGCTGTGGATTACCGCGCTTCTTACGCTGGGCCAGCGCCCGCCCAGGCCGACGGCCGGGATAATGCCGCAACGGGCTTTGACGCGCCGGACGACAGGCGCGGTCTGTACCACCTCTGGCTTGACGGCGCACGTTGCGACGTTACCGCTCCTTTCAGGGGAGAGTACGGCGCAGAAAATGTTATAGCCGTTGCCGCCGCCGCCCATCTGCTGGGCTTGAGCACTGCGGAAATTGCTCAGGGGCTGGCTCAGAGCGAGCTGCCCGTGCAGCGCTTCAACCAGGCGCGCGTGGGCAAGTGGCTGCTTATTGACGATACCTATAATGCCAATCCGCTTTCCATGCGCCGCATGCTTGATGCTGCGGCAGAGCGCGCCGCTGGCAGGCTTTTTGTGCCTGTGCTCGGCGAAATGCTCGAGCTTGGGCCGCAGGCAGCGGCAGAGCATGAGGCACTTGGCAAACACCTGGCTGAACTTAAACCTGCGGCCATATTCTGGAAAGGCGGCCACGGCGAAAATATCCGCGCCGGGCTGACCTGTGGGGGCTATACAGGGCCGTGGCACGAGGTGTATGACGCTGCGGCCTTTGCTGCTGCATGGGCCGAATTGACGCAAACTGCGTTTGCTGAGAACAAAACCGGCGGCGTGGCCTTGTTCAAGGGATCACGAGGCAACAGGCTGGAATGCCTGCTCCAGACTCTCACAGAGCCGGAGGCCGTGCGGGGCTGA
- the mraY gene encoding phospho-N-acetylmuramoyl-pentapeptide-transferase, whose amino-acid sequence MFYNLFVPLASEWTVFNVFRYISFRSLAALITALVLSILIGPRFIGWLRSLKCGQYIHEDVAAHACKAGTPTMGGLLMLFALSISLILWSDLTNPYILQAFLVFAGFGAVGFWDDITKLRHHKNKGISGRSKMAGQLAVACAAMVLLYINPDYSSKLTIPFLKEVTFDLGWFYLPFGVFVMVASSNAVNLTDGLDGLAIGPSIVACLVFSIFIYITGNARFAGYLLLPYMPGVGEVTVFCAALVGAGLGFLWFNAYPAQVFMGDVGSLSLGGVLGYLALLCKQELVLSVVGGLFVAETLSVILQVGYFRWTGGKRIFRMAPLHHHFELKGVPESKIIIRFWITSILLGLVALSVLKLR is encoded by the coding sequence ATGTTCTATAATCTCTTTGTCCCCCTTGCGTCCGAATGGACGGTATTCAACGTTTTTCGGTACATCAGCTTCCGCTCGTTGGCCGCGCTCATCACTGCTCTTGTGCTTTCTATTCTCATTGGTCCCCGTTTTATCGGCTGGCTCCGCAGCCTCAAATGCGGCCAGTATATTCACGAAGACGTTGCCGCCCACGCCTGCAAGGCCGGCACCCCCACCATGGGTGGTCTGCTCATGCTGTTTGCGCTCAGCATCAGCCTGATTTTGTGGTCTGACCTGACCAATCCCTATATCTTGCAGGCTTTTCTTGTTTTTGCGGGCTTCGGGGCCGTTGGCTTCTGGGACGACATAACCAAGTTGCGTCACCACAAAAACAAGGGGATTTCCGGCAGGTCCAAGATGGCGGGGCAACTGGCTGTTGCCTGCGCGGCAATGGTGCTGCTCTATATCAATCCCGATTACAGCAGCAAGCTGACCATTCCTTTTCTGAAAGAAGTTACCTTTGATCTGGGCTGGTTTTATCTGCCCTTTGGCGTGTTTGTCATGGTGGCCTCTTCCAACGCCGTCAATCTGACGGATGGACTGGACGGTCTTGCCATCGGGCCTTCCATTGTGGCTTGCCTCGTTTTTTCCATCTTCATCTATATCACGGGCAACGCCCGCTTTGCCGGATACCTGCTGCTGCCCTACATGCCCGGCGTGGGCGAGGTCACAGTGTTTTGCGCGGCGCTTGTGGGCGCTGGTCTTGGCTTTTTGTGGTTCAACGCCTATCCGGCCCAGGTATTCATGGGCGATGTGGGTTCGCTTTCGCTCGGCGGCGTGCTGGGCTATCTGGCCCTGCTGTGCAAGCAGGAACTTGTGCTTTCAGTGGTGGGCGGCCTTTTTGTGGCCGAAACACTTTCGGTCATTCTACAGGTCGGCTACTTCCGCTGGACTGGCGGCAAACGTATTTTCCGCATGGCTCCCTTGCACCATCATTTTGAGCTCAAGGGCGTGCCTGAATCCAAGATCATCATCCGGTTCTGGATAACTTCCATCCTGTTGGGCCTTGTGGCGCTTTCTGTTCTGAAGCTGCGCTGA
- a CDS encoding UDP-N-acetylmuramoyl-L-alanyl-D-glutamate--2,6-diaminopimelate ligase — translation MEREFTALLEQCRRGGIEVRVDSRQVNSGDIFVAVPGVNEDGARFIPAAVAAGASIVVCRPGGAEEAAALAGGCRVVHHSDPREALWRLAEARWRTSELPLKIVGVTGTNGKTTCSYLLEQLFAQAGHKLGVMGTVSYRWPGHAEAAPLTTPDALSVHAMLAAMAKAGVDVAVMEVSSHAIDQQRVCGVPFSGAAFTNLTQDHLDYHKNMESYFQVKARLFLELPRPDKAMAVNADDPWGRRLLELCPTALSFGLQKGALNKRHLWGELLSAGTDGCHMRMHLEGSKWELRSPLVGAFNASNLLAVQAVALEMGIEPDAFKSLESFTGVSGRLERVENPQGLNVFVDYAHTPDALENVLQALRGAGFKRVVTVFGCGGNRDRTKRPLMGEAVARWSDVAVLTSDNPRFEEPEAILQDVLPGLKSAREVVVEVDRRAATIKALKMLGKDDALLIAGKGHEDYQIIQGVKHHYSDQEVVREFLHCA, via the coding sequence ATGGAACGGGAATTTACAGCCCTTCTTGAACAGTGCAGACGCGGCGGTATTGAAGTGCGCGTCGATTCTCGTCAGGTCAATTCCGGCGATATCTTTGTTGCCGTGCCTGGCGTTAACGAAGACGGGGCTCGTTTTATTCCCGCCGCAGTTGCCGCAGGGGCTTCCATTGTCGTTTGCCGCCCCGGCGGAGCGGAAGAAGCCGCAGCGCTTGCTGGCGGCTGCCGCGTTGTGCATCATTCCGACCCGCGCGAGGCGCTCTGGCGTCTGGCGGAGGCCCGCTGGCGCACCAGCGAACTGCCGCTCAAGATCGTGGGCGTTACAGGCACCAACGGCAAGACCACATGCTCCTATCTGCTCGAACAGCTCTTTGCGCAGGCCGGGCACAAGCTTGGCGTCATGGGCACGGTCAGCTACCGCTGGCCCGGTCATGCGGAAGCTGCCCCCCTCACCACGCCCGATGCCCTGAGCGTGCACGCCATGCTGGCCGCCATGGCCAAGGCGGGCGTGGATGTGGCGGTGATGGAAGTGTCCTCCCACGCCATTGACCAGCAGCGCGTCTGCGGCGTTCCGTTTTCCGGCGCAGCATTTACCAATCTGACGCAGGATCATCTGGATTATCACAAGAACATGGAAAGCTACTTCCAGGTCAAGGCCCGCCTGTTCCTGGAGCTGCCCCGGCCCGACAAGGCCATGGCTGTCAACGCTGATGATCCCTGGGGCCGCCGCCTGCTGGAATTGTGCCCCACGGCGCTTTCCTTTGGTTTGCAGAAAGGCGCGCTGAACAAGCGCCACCTCTGGGGTGAGCTGCTTTCTGCCGGAACGGACGGCTGCCATATGCGCATGCACCTTGAGGGCAGCAAGTGGGAACTTCGCTCGCCTCTGGTGGGCGCGTTCAACGCCTCCAACCTGCTGGCCGTGCAGGCTGTTGCCCTTGAAATGGGCATAGAGCCTGATGCCTTCAAATCTCTTGAAAGTTTTACGGGCGTGAGCGGGCGGCTTGAACGTGTGGAAAATCCCCAAGGATTAAATGTATTTGTAGACTATGCCCACACGCCAGACGCGCTGGAAAACGTTTTGCAGGCCCTGCGGGGGGCTGGATTCAAACGCGTTGTTACTGTATTTGGCTGCGGCGGTAATCGTGACCGCACCAAGCGCCCCCTCATGGGCGAGGCTGTTGCCCGCTGGTCTGACGTGGCAGTGCTGACCTCCGACAACCCGCGTTTTGAAGAGCCGGAAGCCATTTTGCAGGATGTTCTGCCTGGTTTGAAATCCGCCCGCGAAGTTGTGGTTGAGGTTGACCGCCGTGCAGCTACCATCAAGGCGCTGAAAATGCTCGGCAAGGACGATGCATTGCTTATTGCAGGCAAAGGCCATGAGGATTATCAGATCATCCAGGGTGTCAAACACCACTATAGCGACCAGGAAGTAGTTAGGGAGTTTCTTCATTGCGCCTGA
- a CDS encoding penicillin-binding transpeptidase domain-containing protein, translating into MFKLSSRKRNVSSAGPARAAKPQTTRNLVSSGKGTSSPAWMGNVDWGRARIKIVVCMFCLLWVGLWGRAWYLQMMEGPRLAERARRQHTATELVTGRRGMIFDRNGQVLARSVEAKSIYARPQDITDFQAMANTLGPILGMEPQKLYDDLAQTKRRFVWLKRKVDDYTAEAVRKANITGIGLSKEYDRVYPFKHMAGQLLGFVGLDDKGLEGIERSLDSRLGCIPTRQIVQRDAMGRRFYLHEEGQSEPVGQDLTLTIDMQIQFFVEEAVARTVREYDARWGGALVVDVASGEIMAWAQYPFFNPNNYKDFSPLVYRNRLAADALEPGSTFKPFVMAAAIQERKVTPNTLIDCEGGKWVTKNFTIRDTSRQGILPAAKVLRYSSNIGMAKIGLSMGAPTFYKYMHALGFGQRTGVPVSESRGILRAPRDWSEVDIMSTSFGQSISVTGLQMAQGYLTLLNNGVYKPLRLTREDGVVDEVRPRIYSETAVREVMHMMRDVVEEHDGTGKRARVDGIDVGGKTGTAQKADHRSGTYGSKRLASFVGFFPADKPKYFVMVMVDEPSRNQYGGVVAAPVFKEVASRMVSYTGMFNETKVAEAGTKAATGESPATKTRQRGLKLASLEVPYATDARKLAPPQQAEGMRLPGHLAKASSRVPDVMGKSVRNAVELFARAGVVPELKGSGSRVVKQTPAPGVAWPEEGKDIEYILWLSER; encoded by the coding sequence ATGTTCAAACTCAGTTCTCGCAAACGCAATGTGTCCAGCGCTGGCCCTGCACGTGCCGCCAAGCCGCAGACCACCCGCAACCTTGTCTCTTCTGGCAAGGGCACGAGTTCTCCGGCCTGGATGGGCAATGTGGACTGGGGCCGCGCCCGCATCAAGATCGTTGTATGCATGTTCTGCTTGCTGTGGGTCGGGCTGTGGGGGCGCGCATGGTATCTCCAGATGATGGAGGGGCCGCGCCTTGCAGAACGCGCGCGTCGGCAGCATACGGCTACGGAGCTGGTCACCGGACGTCGCGGCATGATCTTTGACCGTAACGGTCAGGTGCTGGCCCGCAGTGTGGAAGCCAAATCCATTTACGCGCGCCCGCAGGATATCACCGATTTTCAGGCCATGGCCAACACCCTTGGCCCCATTCTGGGCATGGAGCCGCAGAAGCTTTATGACGACCTGGCGCAGACCAAGCGCCGTTTTGTCTGGCTGAAGCGCAAGGTGGACGACTATACCGCCGAGGCCGTGCGCAAGGCCAACATTACCGGCATAGGCCTGAGTAAGGAATATGACCGCGTTTATCCCTTCAAGCATATGGCCGGGCAGCTTCTGGGCTTTGTGGGCCTTGACGACAAGGGGCTTGAGGGCATCGAGCGCTCGCTCGATTCGCGCCTTGGCTGCATTCCCACGCGCCAGATTGTGCAGCGCGACGCCATGGGCCGCCGCTTTTATCTGCACGAAGAAGGGCAGAGCGAGCCGGTGGGGCAGGATCTGACCCTCACCATCGACATGCAGATCCAGTTTTTTGTTGAAGAAGCCGTGGCGCGTACCGTGCGGGAATATGATGCCCGCTGGGGCGGGGCGCTGGTTGTGGATGTGGCCTCGGGCGAAATTATGGCCTGGGCGCAGTATCCTTTCTTCAATCCCAACAACTACAAGGATTTTTCGCCCCTCGTTTACCGCAACAGGCTGGCTGCCGATGCCCTGGAACCGGGTTCCACATTCAAGCCTTTTGTGATGGCCGCCGCCATTCAGGAGCGCAAGGTCACGCCCAATACCCTTATCGACTGCGAAGGCGGCAAGTGGGTGACCAAGAACTTCACCATCCGCGACACCTCGCGGCAGGGGATATTGCCCGCTGCCAAGGTGCTGCGTTATTCGTCCAACATTGGCATGGCCAAGATCGGCCTGTCCATGGGCGCTCCCACCTTCTACAAATATATGCATGCGCTGGGCTTTGGACAGCGCACCGGCGTACCTGTGTCTGAAAGCCGTGGCATCCTGCGCGCCCCGCGTGACTGGAGCGAAGTGGACATCATGTCCACCTCGTTTGGCCAGAGTATCTCGGTGACGGGCCTCCAGATGGCGCAGGGCTACCTGACCCTGCTTAACAATGGCGTGTACAAGCCCCTGCGCCTCACGCGCGAAGACGGGGTTGTGGATGAGGTGCGCCCCCGCATTTATTCTGAAACCGCCGTGCGCGAAGTCATGCACATGATGCGCGATGTTGTTGAAGAACATGACGGTACAGGCAAGCGCGCCCGTGTGGACGGCATTGACGTGGGCGGCAAGACCGGTACGGCCCAGAAGGCCGACCACAGGTCGGGCACCTACGGCAGCAAGCGTCTTGCTTCGTTCGTCGGCTTTTTCCCGGCAGACAAGCCCAAGTATTTTGTGATGGTCATGGTTGATGAACCTTCGCGCAACCAGTACGGCGGTGTTGTTGCCGCGCCCGTGTTCAAGGAAGTTGCTTCCCGCATGGTCTCGTATACGGGCATGTTTAACGAAACCAAGGTGGCGGAAGCGGGTACAAAGGCAGCAACTGGCGAAAGCCCGGCGACCAAGACCCGTCAGCGCGGTCTCAAGCTTGCCTCGCTGGAAGTTCCCTATGCAACCGACGCCAGAAAGCTGGCCCCGCCGCAACAGGCCGAAGGCATGCGTTTGCCGGGGCATCTGGCAAAGGCCAGCAGCAGGGTGCCGGACGTGATGGGCAAATCTGTGCGCAATGCGGTTGAACTGTTTGCCCGCGCGGGCGTTGTGCCTGAACTCAAAGGATCCGGCAGCAGGGTGGTCAAGCAGACCCCTGCACCCGGTGTGGCCTGGCCTGAAGAAGGCAAGGACATTGAATATATTCTCTGGCTTTCCGAACGGTAA
- the rsmH gene encoding 16S rRNA (cytosine(1402)-N(4))-methyltransferase RsmH, producing MTELLDNIAEPVRHVPVLPAETLEALSPRAGGRYLDGTLGMGGHASAVLGAASDIELCGLDRDEDAMALARQRLAPFGGRAHIFHCNYSNFPDALAELGWDKVDGALLDIGVSSLQLDEAERGFSFHGDGPLDMRMDQNSGQPSAWHWVNRESFAKLKECIAMLGEEPQAGRIARVIVESRQKASIDTTAELAALVEKAYPAAWRAKARRHPATRTFQALRMAVNDELGELRRFLDNILAYMPIGGRLAIITFHSLEDRMVKQAMRHWAEGCRCPRHVPICVCHHQPEVRILFKKPVTATPEELAVNPRSSSAKLRAVEKIAEATGS from the coding sequence ATGACGGAACTTTTGGATAACATTGCTGAACCCGTGCGGCACGTGCCGGTGCTTCCGGCAGAAACGCTGGAGGCTCTTTCGCCCCGGGCTGGTGGCCGCTATCTTGACGGCACCCTGGGAATGGGCGGCCATGCCTCGGCAGTGCTTGGCGCCGCCAGCGACATAGAACTGTGCGGCCTTGACCGGGACGAAGACGCCATGGCTCTTGCGCGTCAGCGCCTGGCCCCTTTTGGCGGCCGCGCCCACATTTTTCATTGCAATTACAGCAACTTTCCAGATGCGCTGGCAGAACTGGGCTGGGACAAGGTGGACGGGGCGCTGCTGGATATCGGCGTTTCTTCGCTCCAGCTTGATGAAGCCGAACGCGGTTTCAGCTTTCACGGCGATGGCCCGCTCGATATGCGTATGGATCAGAATTCCGGCCAGCCATCGGCCTGGCACTGGGTCAACCGCGAGAGTTTTGCAAAGCTCAAGGAATGCATCGCCATGCTGGGCGAAGAACCCCAGGCAGGGCGCATTGCCCGCGTGATTGTGGAATCGCGCCAGAAGGCAAGCATAGATACCACCGCAGAACTGGCGGCCCTGGTGGAAAAGGCCTATCCCGCCGCATGGCGGGCCAAGGCCCGGCGGCATCCGGCCACGCGCACCTTTCAGGCCTTGCGCATGGCCGTCAACGACGAGCTGGGCGAATTGCGGCGTTTTCTTGATAACATTCTGGCATATATGCCCATTGGCGGCAGGCTTGCCATCATAACGTTTCACTCGCTTGAAGACCGCATGGTCAAGCAGGCCATGCGCCATTGGGCAGAAGGCTGCCGCTGCCCGCGCCATGTGCCGATATGCGTGTGCCATCATCAGCCCGAAGTACGCATTCTGTTCAAAAAACCCGTGACCGCCACACCCGAAGAGCTGGCCGTCAACCCTCGCTCCAGCAGCGCCAAGCTGCGCGCTGTGGAAAAAATAGCCGAGGCGACCGGATCATGA
- the pyk gene encoding pyruvate kinase, giving the protein MRTKIVATIGPASNSKEKLHELAEAGVSVFRLNFSHGGAADFVAIIQSIREVEAAIGRPITIMQDLSGPKIRLGVLPETSITVTKGMELLLGPSDRHVDDFPYLPFDHDVILESLESGDRMVLADGGLQFVVTECRADGLVLLKADNSGIVTSRKGLALPGKATKVRALTEKDKKDLADGLKLGVDAVAISYVQTADDVREAKELIAAAGKSLPVVVKLERQSAVDNLAEILHETDVVMVARGDLGVECPLPHLPALQKHIISACNKASKPVIVATQMLLSMVNSPAPTRAETTDVANAVLDGADCVMLSEETAMGNFPVETVRYMRRITDEAERLLLLNRKLEEPDSDKGIPEFLAYSACLLADKASAKAIVSHSLSGSSARQVSARRPPQSIYALTPDPVSIKALNFVWGVRPVFVENPQEEPSHLIRAESFIHDSPDFEPDDCAVITAGQVKGSSATPRGTNLVKIYWK; this is encoded by the coding sequence ATGAGAACGAAAATTGTCGCTACTATCGGTCCCGCTTCCAACAGCAAAGAAAAACTGCACGAACTGGCCGAGGCCGGAGTCAGTGTATTTCGACTCAATTTTTCGCATGGCGGCGCGGCGGACTTTGTTGCCATTATCCAGAGCATCCGTGAGGTGGAAGCCGCCATCGGGCGCCCCATCACCATCATGCAGGATCTTTCCGGCCCCAAAATCCGCCTTGGCGTGCTGCCCGAAACCAGCATAACCGTCACCAAGGGCATGGAGCTGCTGCTCGGCCCCAGTGACCGCCATGTGGACGATTTCCCCTATCTGCCCTTTGACCACGATGTGATCCTCGAAAGCCTCGAGTCCGGCGACCGCATGGTGCTGGCTGACGGCGGGCTTCAGTTCGTGGTTACGGAGTGCCGCGCGGACGGCCTTGTGCTGCTCAAGGCGGACAACTCGGGCATCGTCACCTCGCGCAAGGGTCTGGCCCTGCCCGGCAAGGCCACCAAGGTGCGCGCCCTGACGGAAAAAGACAAAAAAGACCTTGCGGACGGCCTCAAACTTGGCGTGGACGCAGTGGCAATCTCCTACGTGCAGACTGCTGACGATGTGCGCGAAGCCAAGGAGCTTATCGCCGCTGCCGGCAAAAGCCTGCCTGTGGTCGTCAAGCTTGAACGGCAGAGCGCCGTGGACAACCTTGCCGAGATTCTGCATGAGACAGACGTGGTCATGGTGGCGCGCGGCGACCTTGGCGTGGAATGCCCCCTGCCCCATCTGCCCGCCCTGCAAAAGCATATCATCAGCGCCTGCAACAAGGCCTCCAAGCCGGTTATTGTTGCCACGCAGATGCTGCTCTCCATGGTCAACAGCCCTGCCCCTACCCGCGCGGAAACCACAGACGTGGCCAATGCCGTGCTTGACGGTGCGGACTGCGTGATGCTTTCGGAAGAAACCGCCATGGGCAACTTCCCCGTTGAAACCGTGCGCTACATGCGCCGCATCACGGACGAAGCCGAACGCCTGCTGCTGCTCAACCGCAAGCTTGAAGAGCCGGACAGCGACAAGGGCATACCGGAATTTCTGGCCTACTCCGCCTGCCTGCTGGCAGACAAGGCTTCGGCCAAGGCCATTGTGTCGCACAGTCTTTCGGGCAGCTCGGCCCGGCAGGTCTCTGCCCGCCGCCCCCCGCAAAGCATCTATGCGCTTACGCCTGACCCGGTTTCCATCAAGGCGCTCAACTTTGTTTGGGGCGTGAGGCCTGTTTTTGTGGAAAATCCGCAGGAAGAACCAAGCCACCTTATCCGGGCCGAGAGCTTTATCCATGACAGCCCGGATTTTGAACCTGACGACTGCGCGGTTATTACTGCCGGTCAGGTCAAGGGGTCTTCCGCCACGCCCCGTGGCACAAACCTTGTCAAAATTTACTGGAAGTAG
- a CDS encoding division/cell wall cluster transcriptional repressor MraZ: protein MKKLFTKSLSRSLDPKGRLMLPPEYREGLCADGGSGTFWLTAFYGRLVAYLPADWDMVTEQLGSIPMPSPRLSHFKTKVMGLAQELEPDAQGRVRIPQVLMREAGLHKDAMLVGMLNKFEIWDQERFNALQLEDVSDELSGLGITLSL from the coding sequence GTGAAAAAACTGTTCACAAAAAGCCTTTCCCGCAGCCTGGACCCCAAGGGGCGCCTCATGCTGCCGCCGGAATACCGCGAAGGACTCTGCGCGGACGGCGGCTCTGGGACGTTTTGGCTTACTGCTTTTTACGGACGCCTGGTGGCCTATCTGCCCGCCGACTGGGACATGGTTACAGAACAGCTTGGCAGCATCCCCATGCCCTCGCCCAGGCTTTCGCACTTCAAAACAAAGGTTATGGGCCTTGCCCAGGAACTTGAACCTGACGCCCAGGGGCGGGTGCGCATTCCGCAGGTGCTGATGCGCGAGGCTGGTTTGCACAAGGATGCAATGCTCGTGGGCATGCTGAATAAATTTGAAATCTGGGATCAGGAACGCTTCAACGCCCTCCAGCTTGAGGATGTGTCCGACGAGCTTTCCGGGCTTGGCATAACTCTCAGTCTATAG
- a CDS encoding HD-GYP domain-containing protein: protein MAAEQRKVLDVPMNINEEYYQISGEILSSFPKFRPPVDLFRFREDIAVLAPYCVKGSRLSSEQVDEVAQLCAEGDLFVSRSDHPIYSRHIVKQLDLVLQDNNLKEAEIADICIRALLMRCSDFFEQPVKALFEPLYRDVMVVTEYLWSDKHHINTFMRRLFRKNNLARHSINSMIVGLWIWLQGSGEYRRKDMDRIAVAMLLHDVGMCKVPPFLLSKAGPLKQEEREKIILHPIVGVRLMQKMEVSFDELLRACFEHHERLDGSGYPQHTKGNQTTRVGRLAAVADSFAAMICDRPFRKAKDVVQSAKELANDPRYDQEMANALFGGFAAGTIGQMVDMDSVMDTPQPE from the coding sequence ATGGCCGCAGAGCAAAGGAAAGTTCTTGATGTTCCCATGAACATCAACGAGGAATATTATCAGATCAGCGGCGAAATCCTGTCGAGCTTTCCCAAGTTCCGGCCTCCGGTAGATCTGTTCAGGTTTCGCGAAGATATCGCTGTACTCGCTCCCTACTGCGTCAAGGGGAGCCGCCTGAGCAGCGAACAGGTGGACGAAGTGGCGCAGTTGTGCGCTGAGGGCGACCTTTTTGTTTCCCGCTCCGACCACCCCATTTACTCGCGCCACATTGTCAAGCAGCTTGACCTTGTGCTGCAGGACAACAACCTCAAGGAAGCGGAAATCGCAGATATCTGCATCCGCGCCCTGCTGATGCGTTGCAGCGACTTTTTTGAGCAGCCCGTCAAGGCGCTCTTTGAACCGCTGTACCGCGACGTTATGGTTGTTACTGAGTACCTGTGGAGCGACAAACACCACATCAACACATTCATGCGCCGCCTGTTTCGCAAAAACAATCTTGCACGGCATTCCATCAACAGCATGATTGTGGGCCTGTGGATATGGTTGCAGGGCTCTGGTGAATACCGCCGCAAAGACATGGATCGCATTGCAGTTGCCATGCTGCTGCACGATGTGGGCATGTGCAAGGTTCCCCCTTTCCTGCTCAGCAAGGCTGGCCCTCTGAAGCAGGAAGAAAGGGAAAAAATCATTCTCCATCCCATTGTGGGCGTTCGGTTGATGCAAAAGATGGAAGTATCTTTTGACGAACTGCTGCGCGCCTGCTTTGAGCACCACGAGCGGCTTGACGGTTCAGGCTACCCTCAGCACACCAAGGGCAACCAGACCACCAGGGTAGGACGCCTTGCAGCGGTGGCCGACTCTTTTGCCGCCATGATTTGCGACCGGCCTTTCAGAAAGGCCAAGGATGTTGTGCAGTCTGCCAAGGAACTGGCCAACGACCCGCGCTATGATCAGGAAATGGCCAACGCGCTGTTCGGAGGTTTTGCCGCAGGAACCATCGGGCAAATGGTCGACATGGACTCAGTGATGGATACGCCGCAGCCGGAATAG